In the genome of Actinomycetota bacterium, one region contains:
- a CDS encoding 5-deoxy-glucuronate isomerase, whose protein sequence is MKEVLLEPADHRLGVIRTAGDVVHEVGDAIAWVVVESGEGHLTVDGQSADVGGRAGVFEGPGWSAVAPRGTTITTDGTVTTTIVFRPGSYDVNARIIDPADVAEEDRGRGADHRRVRTYLAEGPLIAGETLNPPGGWSSYPPHRHEHEEVYVYRFDPAEGFGVAMNYDDARSDATIVHDGHVQRIASGYHPVVAAPGYAMCYLWALAGASPTLTPSYDPVHEWLA, encoded by the coding sequence ATGAAAGAGGTGCTGCTCGAGCCGGCCGACCACCGCCTCGGCGTCATCCGCACGGCGGGCGACGTGGTGCACGAGGTCGGCGACGCGATCGCATGGGTGGTGGTCGAATCGGGTGAGGGCCACCTGACCGTTGACGGGCAGTCGGCCGACGTGGGTGGGCGGGCCGGCGTGTTCGAGGGCCCGGGCTGGTCGGCGGTGGCTCCGCGTGGCACGACGATCACCACCGACGGCACCGTGACGACGACGATCGTGTTCCGCCCCGGCTCGTACGACGTGAACGCGCGGATCATCGACCCGGCCGACGTCGCCGAGGAGGACCGGGGCCGCGGCGCCGACCACCGGCGGGTGCGCACCTACCTCGCCGAGGGACCGCTGATCGCGGGCGAGACGCTGAACCCGCCCGGCGGCTGGTCGAGCTACCCGCCCCACCGGCACGAGCACGAAGAGGTGTACGTCTACCGCTTCGACCCGGCCGAGGGGTTCGGCGTGGCGATGAACTACGACGACGCGCGCAGCGACGCGACGATCGTGCACGACGGCCATGTGCAGCGGATCGCGTCGGGCTACCACCCGGTCGTCGCCGCACCCGGCTACGCCATGTGCTACCTGTGGGCGCTGGCAGGAGCCAGCCCGACGCTCACGCCGTCGTACGACCCGGTGCACGAATGGCTGGCCTGA
- a CDS encoding NAD(P)-dependent oxidoreductase, which yields MTTSKVGFVGLGAMGLPMTRNLLEAGHTVTVASRGRGPVDAALKLGAVDGGDPAGVARASETVIICVPNSPEVVEVVDAMLAALGTRHVVVDCSTIDPDVERAQHQRVTATGARYLEAPLSGGTVGAENGTLTLMVGGEADALERARPALDPFSARIVHCGGPGMGQVVKLCNNLIYAAQMVATAEATTLAQRSGVDMAKLYEVLTHATGDCVAVRTRLPVEGLIPDSPASNGWKPGFMTDLMGKDVGLALTYAAGAGVPLAMTALSRHVLAAASAAGYGREDFSALAKLLLEPAAHGEANEWLREAIAYLLSEQQVPPTRRR from the coding sequence ATGACGACGTCGAAGGTGGGGTTCGTCGGGCTCGGCGCGATGGGCCTGCCCATGACCCGCAACCTGCTCGAAGCCGGTCACACGGTGACCGTCGCGTCCCGCGGCCGAGGCCCGGTCGACGCGGCCCTGAAGCTGGGTGCGGTCGACGGTGGAGACCCGGCGGGCGTCGCGCGCGCGAGCGAGACCGTCATCATCTGCGTCCCCAACTCGCCCGAGGTCGTCGAGGTGGTCGACGCCATGCTCGCGGCGCTGGGCACGCGCCACGTCGTCGTCGACTGCTCGACGATCGACCCCGACGTCGAGCGGGCCCAGCACCAGCGGGTAACCGCCACGGGTGCGCGCTATCTCGAGGCGCCGTTGTCGGGTGGCACCGTGGGCGCCGAGAACGGCACCCTCACCCTCATGGTCGGCGGCGAGGCGGACGCGCTCGAGCGGGCCCGGCCCGCGCTCGATCCGTTCTCGGCGCGCATCGTGCACTGTGGCGGACCGGGCATGGGCCAGGTGGTGAAGCTGTGCAACAACCTGATCTACGCGGCGCAGATGGTCGCGACGGCGGAGGCCACCACCCTCGCTCAGAGGTCGGGCGTCGACATGGCGAAGCTGTACGAGGTGCTCACCCATGCCACCGGTGACTGCGTGGCGGTGCGCACGCGCCTGCCGGTCGAAGGCCTCATCCCCGACAGCCCCGCCTCCAACGGCTGGAAGCCCGGCTTCATGACCGACCTCATGGGCAAGGACGTGGGGCTCGCGCTCACCTACGCCGCCGGCGCGGGCGTGCCGCTGGCGATGACCGCGCTGTCGCGCCACGTGCTGGCCGCGGCGTCGGCTGCCGGCTACGGACGCGAGGATTTCTCCGCGCTCGCCAAGCTGCTCCTCGAGCCCGCCGCGCACGGCGAGGCGAACGAATGGCTCCGCGAGGCGATCGCGTACCTGCTGTCGGAACAGCAGGTACCGCCTACGCGTCGTCGTTGA
- a CDS encoding enoyl-CoA hydratase/isomerase family protein: MSEDARSSEAADVLRRVENGVLWITLNRPDAGNAMKAEMRNQIADWLDEASGDPTVRAIVITGAGEKGFCTGADLRGGRTQAAPRPEGVPERIVGDAARMIRTGWQRLVGSILDCEKPVIAGVNATAAGGGMHLALACDLVIMAEEARLIEVFVRRGIAPDAGGAYLLTRLVGPQKAKELFFFGDDVSATDAERIGIVNKVVPRAELEKTLTEWAERLARGPTKAIGFAKWLTNRALDSDRHGSFWDEAYAQELVNHTEDAREGLVSFVERRPPEFKGW; this comes from the coding sequence TTGTCCGAAGACGCGCGATCGTCCGAAGCCGCCGACGTCCTGCGCCGCGTGGAGAACGGTGTGCTGTGGATCACGCTCAACCGTCCCGATGCCGGCAACGCCATGAAGGCGGAGATGCGCAACCAGATCGCCGACTGGCTCGACGAGGCGTCCGGCGACCCCACCGTGCGCGCCATCGTCATCACCGGCGCGGGCGAGAAGGGCTTCTGCACGGGCGCCGACCTGCGGGGCGGCCGCACGCAGGCGGCGCCGCGACCCGAGGGGGTACCGGAGCGCATCGTCGGCGATGCGGCGCGGATGATCCGCACCGGATGGCAGCGCCTGGTGGGCTCGATCCTCGACTGTGAGAAGCCCGTGATCGCGGGCGTCAACGCGACCGCGGCCGGCGGCGGCATGCATCTCGCGCTCGCGTGCGACCTCGTGATCATGGCCGAGGAGGCGCGGCTCATCGAGGTGTTCGTCCGGCGGGGCATCGCACCCGACGCCGGGGGCGCGTACCTCCTCACCCGCCTCGTCGGCCCGCAGAAGGCCAAGGAGCTCTTCTTCTTCGGCGACGACGTCTCCGCCACCGATGCCGAACGCATCGGCATCGTCAACAAGGTCGTTCCCCGGGCCGAGCTGGAGAAGACGCTCACCGAGTGGGCCGAACGCCTGGCCCGCGGGCCGACCAAGGCCATCGGGTTCGCCAAGTGGCTCACGAACCGGGCCCTCGACTCCGACCGCCACGGTTCCTTCTGGGACGAAGCGTACGCGCAGGAGCTCGTGAACCACACCGAGGACGCGCGCGAGGGCCTCGTCAGCTTCGTCGAGCGCCGCCCGCCCGAGTTCAAGGGCTGGTAG
- the larA gene encoding nickel-dependent lactate racemase produces the protein MSARGSSGRHAARARPHQPGRDDGPAGPVPGEALPRDPTARRPCRRRRARARPQRMERGVDVTLAYGSGGLVATVPDDAHVVLPTDLPGLDDERDAITQALRAPHAGPPLGKIIDATCRVAVVFPDITRPMPNRTVLPPLLDELTRLGVGPDRVSLLCANGSHRLATSDEMAALIGPDLVSRYRVHDHAATDPDHVDVGRVDGVPVRIDRRYVEADVRIVTGFVEPHFFAGFSGGPKAVCPGLAALETILEAHSPRRIADPRATWTVTEGNPVHDFVRAATALAPPALSLDVAINNARQVTAVFAGTLPDAHRAACAFVERTAVQRVPHRFDVVLSTNSGHPLDRNLYQAVKGMAAAERVVARGGTIVMAAACADGLPAEGGFGRLLAEARSPDDLVSPHATPELDRWEAQVLGRVLQRARVQLRTDGLSDDEVRAAHLEPVADVTEAVARAVHAAGPRASVCVLPLGPLTVATPVGRA, from the coding sequence ATGTCTGCTCGCGGGTCGAGCGGTCGGCATGCCGCTCGAGCTCGACCGCATCAACCCGGTCGTGACGACGGCCCGGCCGGACCCGTCCCTGGCGAAGCGCTACCGCGAGATCCGACCGCTCGTCGACCGTGTCGCCGACGGCGTGCTCGGGCTCGACCTCAGCGAATGGAGCGCGGGGTGGACGTGACCCTCGCCTACGGGTCGGGCGGGCTGGTGGCGACGGTGCCCGACGACGCCCACGTCGTCCTGCCCACCGACCTGCCCGGGCTCGACGACGAGCGCGATGCGATCACCCAGGCGCTCCGGGCCCCGCACGCGGGCCCTCCGCTCGGGAAGATCATCGACGCGACGTGTCGGGTCGCAGTCGTGTTCCCCGACATCACGCGGCCCATGCCGAACCGCACCGTGCTGCCCCCGCTCCTCGACGAGCTGACGCGCCTCGGCGTGGGCCCCGACCGAGTCAGCCTCCTGTGCGCCAACGGCAGCCACCGGCTGGCGACGTCCGACGAGATGGCTGCGCTCATCGGCCCCGACCTGGTGAGCCGCTATCGGGTGCACGACCATGCCGCCACCGATCCCGATCACGTCGACGTCGGACGGGTCGACGGTGTGCCCGTGCGCATCGACCGCCGCTACGTCGAGGCCGACGTCCGCATCGTCACCGGGTTCGTGGAACCGCACTTCTTCGCGGGCTTCAGCGGTGGGCCCAAGGCCGTCTGCCCGGGCCTCGCGGCGCTGGAGACCATCCTCGAGGCGCACAGCCCGCGCCGCATCGCCGATCCGCGCGCCACCTGGACCGTCACCGAAGGCAACCCGGTGCACGACTTCGTGCGAGCCGCCACCGCACTCGCACCGCCCGCGCTCTCGCTCGACGTGGCGATCAACAACGCGCGCCAGGTGACGGCCGTGTTCGCGGGCACCCTTCCTGACGCGCACCGCGCCGCGTGCGCGTTCGTCGAGCGGACCGCCGTGCAACGGGTGCCCCACCGGTTCGATGTGGTGTTGTCGACCAACAGCGGCCATCCCCTTGACCGCAACCTCTACCAGGCCGTCAAGGGCATGGCCGCGGCCGAACGCGTCGTTGCCCGGGGTGGCACGATCGTCATGGCCGCGGCGTGCGCCGACGGGCTGCCGGCCGAGGGCGGCTTCGGCCGACTGCTCGCGGAGGCGCGCTCGCCCGACGACCTCGTCTCGCCGCACGCCACGCCGGAGCTCGACCGCTGGGAGGCGCAGGTGCTCGGGCGCGTCCTGCAGCGTGCGCGGGTGCAACTCCGCACCGACGGCCTTTCCGACGACGAGGTGCGAGCCGCGCACCTCGAGCCGGTGGCGGACGTGACCGAGGCCGTCGCCCGCGCGGTGCACGCCGCCGGCCCGCGCGCTTCTGTGTGCGTGCTGCCCCTCGGCCCGCTCACGGTCGCCACGCCCGTCGGGCGCGCCTGA
- a CDS encoding lipid-transfer protein yields the protein MLKDRTAIAGIGQTAYAKSLPDSELVLACRAIKAALDDAGIHPSEVDGLSSYTLEPFVEVEVARNLGMGDITWFSQVGYGGGAGCAVVGNAAMAVATGQCGVAVAWRSRKRGAAAARPWAQVGERVAGTGQWSRPWGLLRPVDEIAVLARRYMHEYGATRDHLANVAIAIRKHANRNPAAMMHGKPMTRDDYMRSRWVSEPLCLFDNCLESDGAVAAVIVDASRAAELPQPTVLIHAFGQGLNTQHQTMTNYHRDDPLMGPAWACAEVLWRHADFGPADVKVAQIYDAFSPLIPLSLEGYGFCKRGEGAEFTNDGNIEWPDGALPVNTSGGGMSEAYVHGFNLVAEAVRQVRGTSTAQVDRADTGLVTSGEGVPTSALLLRAGDR from the coding sequence CTGCTGAAGGACCGTACCGCCATCGCGGGAATCGGGCAGACCGCGTACGCGAAGTCGTTGCCCGACTCTGAGCTCGTGCTCGCGTGCCGGGCCATCAAGGCCGCGCTCGACGACGCCGGCATCCATCCGTCGGAGGTCGACGGGCTGTCGTCGTACACGCTCGAACCGTTCGTGGAGGTCGAGGTGGCGCGCAACCTCGGTATGGGCGACATCACGTGGTTCAGCCAGGTGGGCTACGGCGGCGGCGCGGGATGTGCCGTGGTCGGGAACGCGGCCATGGCGGTGGCGACCGGTCAGTGCGGGGTTGCGGTGGCGTGGCGGTCGCGCAAGCGGGGCGCGGCCGCCGCCCGGCCGTGGGCTCAGGTCGGCGAGCGGGTCGCCGGCACCGGCCAGTGGTCGCGGCCATGGGGGCTGCTGCGCCCCGTCGACGAGATCGCCGTGCTCGCCCGTCGGTACATGCACGAATACGGCGCGACCCGCGACCACCTGGCGAACGTTGCCATTGCCATCCGCAAGCACGCCAACCGCAACCCTGCAGCCATGATGCACGGCAAGCCGATGACCCGCGACGACTACATGCGCTCGCGCTGGGTGTCGGAGCCGTTGTGCCTGTTCGACAACTGCCTCGAGTCGGATGGCGCAGTGGCTGCCGTGATCGTCGACGCATCCCGCGCCGCCGAGCTCCCACAGCCGACGGTGTTGATCCATGCCTTCGGGCAGGGCCTCAACACCCAGCACCAGACGATGACGAACTACCACCGCGACGATCCGCTCATGGGGCCGGCATGGGCGTGTGCCGAAGTGTTGTGGCGACACGCCGACTTCGGCCCCGCCGACGTGAAGGTGGCCCAGATCTACGACGCCTTCAGCCCGCTCATCCCGCTGTCGCTCGAGGGCTACGGGTTCTGCAAGCGAGGTGAGGGGGCGGAGTTCACGAACGACGGGAACATCGAGTGGCCCGATGGCGCGCTGCCGGTGAACACGTCGGGAGGTGGGATGTCGGAAGCCTACGTCCACGGCTTCAACCTGGTCGCCGAGGCGGTCCGGCAGGTGCGGGGCACGTCGACCGCGCAGGTCGACCGCGCCGACACCGGCCTCGTCACCAGCGGCGAGGGCGTTCCCACCAGCGCCCTCCTGTTGCGCGCGGGCGATCGCTGA
- a CDS encoding enoyl-CoA hydratase/isomerase family protein, whose product MRVHVGDDHVACVTLDRPEAKNALSVQMRDDLVAALRRARADTDVRALLITGTGDAFCAGMDLGASTVARAGAEGFDTRSTSEALRVGVQAMIRELWELDKPTVAAVNGTAVGPGAHLALACDFVLVHERTRFLWSFARWGLVVDAGGAYLLPRLVGLPRAKAMVLLGDGATGEDAVRDGLAYKCVPSDELDATAHELAARLAAGPTRSLGLSKRLLNRTFETDLAAALDLEGAYQSLATTSGDLAEGMAAFREKRDPRFTGE is encoded by the coding sequence ATTCGCGTCCATGTCGGCGACGATCACGTCGCCTGCGTCACGCTCGACCGGCCCGAGGCCAAGAACGCCCTGAGCGTGCAGATGCGCGACGACCTCGTCGCCGCGCTCCGCCGGGCGCGGGCCGACACCGACGTGCGGGCGTTGCTGATCACGGGCACGGGCGACGCGTTCTGCGCCGGCATGGACCTCGGCGCGTCGACCGTGGCCCGGGCCGGCGCCGAGGGCTTCGACACCCGCTCGACGTCGGAGGCGCTGCGCGTCGGCGTGCAGGCGATGATCCGCGAGCTGTGGGAGCTCGACAAGCCGACCGTCGCGGCGGTGAACGGCACCGCCGTCGGCCCCGGCGCCCACTTGGCGCTGGCGTGCGACTTCGTGCTCGTGCACGAGCGCACCCGCTTTCTCTGGTCGTTCGCACGCTGGGGGCTCGTGGTCGATGCGGGCGGGGCATACCTGCTCCCCCGTCTGGTCGGGCTTCCGCGCGCCAAGGCCATGGTGCTGCTGGGAGACGGCGCGACCGGAGAGGACGCGGTACGCGACGGGCTGGCCTACAAGTGCGTGCCCAGCGACGAGCTCGACGCCACCGCCCACGAGCTCGCGGCGCGCCTGGCCGCGGGCCCGACCCGCTCGCTCGGGCTCTCGAAGCGGTTGCTCAACCGCACCTTCGAGACCGACCTGGCGGCCGCGCTCGACCTCGAGGGCGCGTACCAGTCGCTCGCGACCACGAGCGGCGACCTGGCCGAGGGCATGGCCGCGTTCAGAGAGAAGCGCGACCCGCGCTTCACGGGCGAGTAG
- a CDS encoding thiolase domain-containing protein — MSWDRVAVVGAGLIKFGELFDQSYEQMAAGAFAAAMASVDKGFEPVQVEAAMVATQRGTLWGQEGIGGNTVPTALGIAGIPCTRIENACPSGSDAFRIGAMAVASGVHDVVLVIGVEKMRDKSTDEGLLARAASGHPVYTRGESAPVLFAPFATRHMHEFGTTREMLASVAVKNHHNGTLDPYAHFQSEVTVDQVLKAPPVCHPLHLLDCCPQTDGAAATILVNAERAREFTDKPVYVAGFGVATDHPYLHEKTTFTGLPATVKAAARAYAMAGIGPADLDLAEVHDCFTITEILDIEDLGFCEKGKGGIVSIEGETSLTGRIPVNPSGGLLAKGHPIGASGVAQLTECWWQLRGEADGRQVAIRNGFALQHNVGGRGSGVSVVNILTTNAS, encoded by the coding sequence ATGAGCTGGGACCGGGTGGCGGTCGTGGGCGCGGGGCTCATCAAATTCGGGGAGCTCTTCGACCAGAGCTACGAGCAGATGGCGGCGGGCGCGTTCGCCGCCGCCATGGCGAGCGTCGACAAGGGGTTCGAGCCCGTCCAGGTCGAGGCGGCGATGGTCGCAACCCAGCGGGGCACGCTCTGGGGACAGGAGGGCATCGGCGGCAACACGGTCCCGACCGCGCTCGGGATCGCCGGCATCCCGTGCACGCGCATCGAGAACGCCTGTCCCTCGGGATCCGACGCGTTCCGCATCGGCGCCATGGCGGTGGCGAGCGGTGTGCACGACGTCGTGCTCGTGATCGGCGTCGAGAAGATGCGCGACAAGTCCACCGACGAGGGTCTGCTCGCGCGCGCCGCGAGCGGCCATCCCGTGTACACCCGAGGCGAGAGCGCGCCGGTGCTCTTCGCGCCGTTCGCCACCCGCCACATGCACGAGTTCGGCACCACCCGCGAGATGCTCGCATCAGTCGCGGTGAAGAACCACCACAACGGCACCCTCGACCCGTACGCGCACTTCCAGAGCGAGGTCACGGTCGACCAGGTGCTGAAGGCACCGCCCGTGTGTCACCCGCTGCACCTGCTCGACTGCTGCCCGCAGACCGACGGCGCGGCGGCGACCATCCTCGTCAACGCCGAGCGCGCACGCGAGTTCACCGACAAACCTGTCTACGTCGCCGGTTTCGGCGTCGCGACCGACCATCCGTACCTGCACGAGAAGACGACGTTCACCGGGCTCCCTGCCACCGTGAAGGCGGCCGCGCGCGCGTACGCGATGGCCGGCATCGGCCCGGCCGACCTCGACCTGGCCGAGGTGCACGACTGCTTCACCATCACCGAGATCCTCGACATCGAGGACCTCGGCTTCTGCGAGAAGGGCAAGGGCGGCATCGTGTCCATCGAGGGGGAGACCTCCCTGACCGGCCGCATACCCGTCAACCCGTCCGGCGGGCTGCTGGCGAAGGGCCACCCCATCGGGGCGAGCGGCGTCGCCCAGCTCACCGAGTGCTGGTGGCAGCTGCGCGGCGAGGCAGACGGCCGTCAGGTCGCGATCCGCAACGGCTTCGCGCTGCAGCACAACGTCGGTGGCCGGGGCTCGGGCGTCAGCGTCGTCAACATCCTGACCACCAACGCCTCGTGA
- a CDS encoding DUF1003 domain-containing protein produces the protein MATTDSPLSCPACRIIDQADGVEDGNLFKVEHYQTRNERKLVGALMRAQDKAADRITAFAGSLNFVYIHSVWFGIWVLLNIGVLGASLKFDKFPFGLLTMIVSLEAIFLSTFVMVSQNRQAARADIRSELDFETNLRSEIWSVHIGQALGVDPSHVEDVVRQAIEGSRTQLDTGS, from the coding sequence ATGGCTACAACCGATTCACCGCTCAGCTGTCCCGCCTGTCGGATCATCGACCAGGCGGACGGGGTCGAGGACGGCAACCTCTTCAAGGTGGAGCACTACCAGACGCGCAACGAGCGGAAGCTGGTCGGTGCCCTCATGCGGGCCCAGGACAAGGCCGCCGACCGGATCACGGCCTTCGCCGGCTCGCTCAACTTCGTGTACATCCACTCCGTCTGGTTCGGCATCTGGGTCCTCCTGAACATCGGGGTGCTCGGGGCATCGCTGAAGTTCGACAAGTTCCCCTTCGGCCTCCTAACGATGATCGTGAGCCTGGAGGCGATCTTCCTCTCGACCTTCGTCATGGTCAGCCAGAACCGGCAGGCGGCGAGGGCCGACATCCGCAGCGAGCTCGACTTCGAGACGAACCTCCGGTCGGAGATCTGGTCGGTGCACATCGGCCAGGCCCTCGGGGTCGACCCCAGCCATGTCGAAGACGTCGTGCGCCAGGCGATCGAGGGCTCGCGCACCCAGCTGGACACCGGGAGCTGA